Proteins encoded together in one Vibrio lentus window:
- a CDS encoding immune inhibitor A domain-containing protein, protein MKMMRKTLLASAMVTLFSVSSYAKTPIDLGVVNEDKLIEMLVRQGLVDQDATDITKQDALDRYLKNKINSGFKGDAQFGKKALEQRAKILKAIEKGSGVKKASVFALEVGTKRTDKVLALLVDFPDLNWDDNKLTEEHTQMLYESYNPEHYQELLFSNSGYTGPNGENLISMRQYYQSESGDSYSVAGQAAGWYRASKPASFYGGNSPTTDNDLNAQELVREALNQLAQDPSINLADYDIEDRYDYDGDGNFREPDGVIDHLMVFHASVGEEAGGGVLGPDAIWSHRFNLGRTHVLEGTSSSLPDRFGGQYAAFDYTIQPIDAAAGVCAHEYGHDLGLPDEYDTQYTGKGEPVSYWSIMSSGSWAGKIGGTQPTAFSSWAKHFLQNSIGGRWINDDQISIDDLEDNPQVYTLFQTTDNNRPNMIKVDLPKKQIEGLKPFAGEYSFHSQKGDDLKNSMTRKLVIPAGDSALLSFKTWYEIEKDYDFARVLVNGQAIAGNITSMDDPYNTGLVPAIGGESGGWIDAEFDVSQWAGQEVELSFEYITDGGLAMEGFYLDNLSMVVDGEITSIDDGESNSTFALNGYKLSNGFHQAQHYYLLQWRSHMDVDEGLANIKRMGQLISFDPGLIIWYVDESLTDNWVGKHPGEGWLGVVDADQNAMTWEKSGEVAQTRYQVRDAAFSLKDHTPMRLVNSDNDVLEDTSLLGNASFSDDQDYTSPQAPDSGRILTEFGLAVDILNQSNDNEYGVVRLSKVSQHNVAPTANFELNVTGLNVSARNFSSDQDGEITSYLWNFGNGTTSNEVAPTWSYEQAGEYTVSLTVVDDKGATDSFSSVVSVESPNAIPEASAKYIHLGRWVTMWSTSSDSDGRIVDTEWTLPNGKVKRGRTFTSIFPSYGKHEVTLKIIDDQGGITTKTITVDL, encoded by the coding sequence ATGAAAATGATGAGAAAAACATTGTTGGCTTCAGCAATGGTTACTCTATTTAGCGTCAGCAGTTATGCTAAAACACCTATTGATTTAGGTGTCGTTAATGAAGACAAGCTAATTGAAATGCTAGTAAGACAAGGCTTAGTCGATCAAGATGCTACAGATATAACAAAGCAGGATGCACTTGACCGTTATTTAAAAAATAAGATCAATTCCGGTTTTAAAGGCGACGCTCAATTCGGTAAAAAAGCACTTGAGCAACGAGCGAAAATACTCAAAGCCATCGAAAAAGGATCTGGCGTTAAAAAGGCCAGCGTCTTTGCTTTGGAAGTCGGCACCAAGCGTACCGACAAAGTACTCGCTCTACTGGTCGATTTCCCTGATTTAAACTGGGACGACAACAAGCTGACCGAAGAGCACACTCAGATGCTCTACGAGAGCTACAACCCAGAACATTATCAAGAATTACTGTTTTCAAATTCTGGCTACACAGGACCAAATGGCGAAAACCTAATCTCGATGCGCCAGTATTACCAAAGTGAATCAGGTGACAGTTACAGCGTTGCAGGTCAAGCTGCAGGTTGGTATCGCGCCTCGAAGCCTGCGTCATTCTACGGTGGCAACTCCCCGACGACCGACAACGATCTCAACGCGCAAGAACTGGTTCGTGAAGCTCTGAATCAATTGGCTCAAGATCCGAGTATCAACCTAGCCGATTACGATATTGAAGATCGTTACGATTACGACGGTGACGGAAACTTCCGTGAACCGGATGGTGTGATTGATCATCTAATGGTGTTCCACGCATCTGTTGGCGAAGAAGCCGGTGGTGGCGTATTAGGCCCTGATGCGATTTGGTCTCACCGATTCAACCTTGGTCGCACACATGTGCTTGAAGGTACCTCTAGCTCTCTTCCTGACCGCTTTGGTGGCCAATACGCTGCATTTGATTACACCATTCAGCCTATTGATGCCGCAGCTGGTGTATGTGCTCACGAGTATGGCCATGATTTAGGTCTGCCAGACGAGTACGACACGCAATACACAGGCAAGGGTGAACCAGTATCTTACTGGTCAATCATGTCTTCAGGTAGCTGGGCAGGTAAGATTGGTGGTACACAACCCACAGCATTCAGCTCTTGGGCAAAACATTTTCTACAAAACTCGATTGGCGGTCGATGGATTAACGATGACCAGATCTCAATTGATGACCTAGAAGACAACCCACAGGTTTATACGCTGTTCCAAACAACGGATAACAACCGTCCGAACATGATTAAAGTGGATCTTCCAAAAAAACAGATCGAAGGTTTAAAACCGTTTGCTGGTGAGTATTCGTTCCACTCTCAAAAAGGCGATGACCTGAAAAACAGCATGACACGCAAGTTGGTGATTCCAGCCGGCGATTCTGCACTGCTTTCGTTCAAAACTTGGTATGAAATTGAGAAAGACTACGACTTTGCGCGGGTACTGGTGAATGGACAAGCCATTGCCGGCAACATCACCTCAATGGATGACCCGTATAATACTGGCCTCGTTCCTGCTATTGGCGGCGAATCTGGCGGTTGGATTGACGCTGAGTTCGACGTTTCACAATGGGCAGGCCAAGAAGTAGAGCTTTCGTTTGAATACATCACCGATGGTGGCTTGGCGATGGAAGGCTTTTATTTGGATAATCTAAGCATGGTCGTTGATGGTGAAATCACCTCAATAGACGATGGTGAGAGCAACTCCACCTTCGCCCTAAATGGCTACAAGCTGAGTAATGGATTCCACCAAGCGCAGCACTACTACCTGCTGCAATGGCGCAGCCACATGGACGTTGATGAAGGTCTAGCCAACATCAAACGCATGGGTCAACTGATCTCATTCGATCCGGGTTTAATCATTTGGTACGTAGACGAGTCGTTGACTGATAATTGGGTAGGCAAACACCCAGGTGAAGGTTGGTTAGGTGTGGTCGATGCAGACCAAAATGCCATGACTTGGGAGAAATCCGGTGAAGTCGCTCAAACTCGTTACCAAGTTCGTGATGCGGCGTTTTCACTCAAAGATCATACCCCAATGCGTCTTGTGAACAGCGACAATGATGTACTTGAAGACACCAGTTTGCTTGGCAACGCTAGCTTCTCTGACGACCAAGATTACACATCTCCACAAGCGCCTGATTCAGGACGTATCCTGACGGAGTTTGGCTTAGCCGTTGATATTTTAAATCAGAGTAATGACAACGAATACGGTGTGGTGCGCTTATCTAAAGTAAGCCAACACAACGTCGCTCCTACTGCGAACTTCGAACTCAATGTTACTGGCCTGAACGTGTCTGCACGTAACTTCAGTTCTGACCAAGATGGCGAGATCACCAGTTATCTATGGAACTTTGGCAACGGCACAACAAGCAACGAAGTGGCACCAACTTGGTCTTACGAGCAAGCCGGTGAATACACGGTGAGCTTGACTGTTGTTGACGACAAAGGTGCTACCGATTCATTCAGCTCCGTAGTGAGTGTTGAATCTCCAAACGCTATACCAGAGGCAAGTGCGAAGTACATTCACTTGGGCCGTTGGGTGACCATGTGGTCAACAAGTTCAGACAGTGATGGTCGTATTGTTGATACCGAGTGGACACTTCCAAACGGAAAGGTGAAACGAGGTCGTACATTCACTTCGATCTTCCCTTCATACGGAAAACACGAGGTGACACTGAAAATAATCGATGACCAAGGCGGGATTACGACGAAGACTATTACTGTCGACCTGTAA
- a CDS encoding MFS transporter produces MNRNVWLLSLCQALLMTGNILLISVIGLIGKQIAPSVSMITLPVALQFLGLMAATIPASLISGKLGRKRGFSIGNVVGITGASLATYALSQQHFYLFCFATFLLGIGIGFGTLYRFAAIEVCDENARHRAISISMAGGVLAAVLGPNLAIMSQQWSADGLYIGAFASLIGLNILALALLQTIQFPKVSFNSQAPKADPLSVIVKAPNFIGAVFAAMVAYAVMNILMTATPLAMIGCGFDFTKAAGVIEWHVLGMFVPAFFTGSLIEKFGSRMMILAGGVLFVVSIAINIHGVSIWHFRAALVVLGVGWNFMFIAATGLFSQSYQAQNKAKAQAFNEFVVFGCVTVTALLSGWLESTVGWQNLNVYVLPFVLAVILLFAFSARKSRIHKQPV; encoded by the coding sequence ATGAATAGAAATGTTTGGCTGCTCTCACTGTGTCAGGCCTTGTTGATGACGGGCAACATATTACTGATTTCGGTGATTGGCTTGATAGGCAAACAGATTGCACCCAGTGTCAGCATGATTACTTTACCGGTTGCGTTGCAGTTTTTAGGCTTAATGGCGGCCACTATTCCTGCGTCTTTAATTTCAGGAAAATTAGGACGAAAACGAGGGTTTAGTATCGGTAATGTGGTTGGCATTACCGGAGCAAGTCTTGCAACTTACGCTTTATCTCAGCAACATTTCTATCTGTTTTGTTTCGCCACGTTTTTGCTTGGGATAGGTATTGGTTTTGGTACGCTTTATCGTTTCGCGGCTATCGAAGTGTGTGACGAAAATGCCCGCCACCGTGCGATTTCAATATCAATGGCTGGTGGAGTCTTGGCGGCGGTACTCGGGCCTAACTTAGCGATCATGTCTCAGCAATGGTCAGCAGATGGCTTGTACATCGGTGCTTTTGCTTCGCTGATCGGCCTAAACATCTTAGCTTTAGCCTTGTTACAAACAATTCAGTTTCCTAAGGTCTCTTTTAATAGTCAGGCTCCCAAAGCCGATCCTTTAAGTGTGATCGTTAAAGCACCGAACTTTATTGGTGCTGTGTTTGCGGCCATGGTTGCTTACGCCGTAATGAACATTTTGATGACGGCAACACCTTTGGCGATGATTGGTTGCGGATTCGATTTTACTAAAGCTGCTGGTGTGATTGAGTGGCACGTGTTGGGTATGTTTGTTCCTGCATTCTTTACGGGCTCCCTCATCGAGAAGTTCGGCTCAAGGATGATGATCCTTGCGGGTGGTGTGTTATTTGTGGTGAGTATTGCCATCAATATCCATGGTGTATCAATTTGGCACTTCAGGGCGGCTTTGGTCGTGCTTGGTGTGGGCTGGAACTTTATGTTCATCGCTGCAACAGGTTTATTCAGCCAGTCGTATCAAGCTCAAAACAAAGCCAAGGCACAAGCGTTCAATGAATTTGTTGTGTTTGGTTGTGTGACTGTCACGGCGCTACTGTCTGGTTGGTTGGAGTCAACAGTAGGCTGGCAAAACCTTAATGTTTACGTTTTACCGTTCGTTTTGGCCGTAATTTTATTGTTTGCATTCAGTGCGCGTAAATCACGAATTCACAAGCAGCCTGTGTAA
- a CDS encoding LysR family transcriptional regulator has translation MINPLWLNTFKTLVEVGHFTQTAEKLYMTQPGVSQHIKKLEQACNCDLLSRENKSFELTEQGRIMYSYALKLEKDQEDLFESLSFDNPYSGQCHLSCSGSLSLRLYPKLLELQQQHQDLSINLEAAPNKKILNDLIQGTTDIGIVRHSPNDSYYQSQVIGNEALCLIVHHSLADLEITDEALHNIGLIAHPDSAHYLSLYFDLCGDKDLANININEIPKSGYINQLHQILLPVSKGLGFTVLPAGAVENFPDRDKLHVVTPKVKVEETLYLVQKRNRKLPHRYNTLIDLIKQHVSN, from the coding sequence ATGATTAATCCACTTTGGCTCAATACATTTAAGACTCTGGTTGAAGTTGGTCATTTCACCCAAACCGCAGAAAAGCTGTATATGACGCAGCCTGGCGTCAGCCAACACATCAAAAAGCTTGAGCAAGCTTGTAATTGTGACCTACTCTCTCGGGAAAATAAGAGCTTCGAACTGACCGAACAAGGTCGGATTATGTATAGCTATGCACTGAAGCTAGAAAAAGACCAAGAAGATTTATTCGAATCGCTGAGTTTCGACAACCCTTATTCTGGGCAATGTCATCTATCCTGTTCGGGTTCACTCTCTTTGCGTCTGTATCCCAAGCTTCTTGAACTGCAGCAGCAACATCAAGACCTGAGCATCAACCTAGAAGCGGCACCGAACAAAAAGATATTGAACGACCTAATCCAAGGCACCACCGATATTGGGATCGTCAGACATTCACCCAATGACAGCTATTATCAGAGCCAAGTTATTGGTAATGAGGCGCTGTGCTTAATCGTCCATCATAGTCTTGCTGACTTAGAGATTACCGATGAAGCGCTGCACAATATCGGCCTCATAGCCCATCCAGACTCTGCTCACTACCTGTCTTTGTATTTTGACCTATGCGGAGATAAAGACTTAGCGAACATCAACATCAATGAGATCCCGAAGTCTGGCTACATTAATCAACTTCACCAAATTCTATTACCCGTATCAAAAGGGCTTGGGTTCACCGTGTTACCTGCAGGGGCTGTCGAAAACTTTCCAGACAGAGATAAGCTGCACGTTGTGACACCTAAAGTGAAGGTTGAAGAAACACTGTATTTGGTTCAGAAAAGAAATCGAAAACTGCCGCACAGATACAACACCCTTATCGATCTAATCAAACAACACGTCAGTAATTAA